The Hymenobacter oligotrophus genome segment CAGGTTGGCAAACACGCGCACCACCGGCGGACCCTGCAGCGAGCCTGCCAAGTAGCAGTACTGACAGTGCGCGGGGCAGCCTTCGGCCAGGTTCATCTGCCAATCGGCCGAAGGGGGCGTGGGCTGCAAGCGCAGCGCACTCGGCGGCGCCTTCACCACGGCCAGCGTGCTTTTGGCACGGCGGTAAGTGTCGCGTTCGTCGGTGCCGCGCAAGCCGGTAAGGCGGTTGCTCTTGAGCACCTCCACCTCCAGGTCGTGCTGCAGCACGCGCTGATATATCTGCTGGCCAAACTCTTCGTCGAGGGCGTCGGGCGTGAAGAGCACGCGCTTAGGCAGCCAAAGCTTGGCGCTGTGGGTGCGTACCAAAGGCTCGGGCTGAGCAATGGCCGGGGCGTTGAGAACGGGTAACGTGAGCTGGTCGATCATCATTAGCCACAACACCGCGCAAGCATTATAAGCTCCATTCAACACATCAAATACTCAATATTTACTCACTGATATACAATAACTTATAGTAACATTTGCTCATACATAATGCTAACCTTTTTACCAGACTACCTGCCCGTTTTGCACGGTGCGTAAAACCCTGCCGAACCAGCGGCAAGGCCCAAGCCAAACCCGCCTTGGCCGTTGCCGGCTTAGCCCTAGGTGCCTCGCGGTGGCCCGGCCCGAGGCACCTAGGTGGCAGTAATTGTTAGCGCCATCGGCACGCCACCCCATTCAGTGGCCCCTACGCCTCTTCGGCTGCACCGCGAACAATACGGTTGGCCACAGTGGCCTTCGGCCTGGCGCATGGTTCTTTCGATGCTAATTACCTAGCAACCGTAATTCCGTCATCAGCTAAGCCAATTCTGAAATTTCAGCTCAAGAATTAACTCAGCCAACATTTATTTTGATTTTTACTTCAATACTTACACAGTAAGTATTTGAAAAACAACATTGTATTTAAGCAAGTACAACCATAACAACGCCTCGATAGTTAAGGCAATATGCCTGCTATTGACGCTCCACTTATCCTCACCCTTTCGCTCGACAAAAAGTCGTTCGACTACTTCAACGCCTTGCGGCAGAAGCACTTTCCGCCGGAGCGCAACTACCTCGACGCCCACTTTACGCTCTTCCACCACCTGCCCAGCGCCGAGTACGATGCCATTACCGCCACGCTGGCAGCTCGGGCCCACGCCCAGCCTCCCCTACCAATGCGGGTAACGGGGTTGCAGTTTTTGGGGCGTGGGGTAGCGTTTGCGCTCGAGGCCCCCGAGGCCGAAGCTTTGCACCGCGAGCTGCAAGCTCTGTGGCGCGAGCAGCTTACCCCACAAGACCAGCAGCGGCGGCGGCCGCACGTTACCATTCAGAACAAGGTAACGCCCGCTGCGGCCCGCCAGCTGTACGAGCAGCTAAGCGCCTCGTTTCAGCCGTTCGAGGCTACCGGCACGGGCTTGCAGCTGTGGGCTTACCGCAACGGCCCTTGGGAGCTGCTGCGAAGTTTCGCGTTTGGCGCCTAGGTTTGCGGCGCGCTCCGTGCCGGGGCAACCCCGCGTTTAGCGGCGCGTTCGTACGGTCATCCACCCTTCCGCAAGCCCATGAAAGCTCTGCTGCTCATCGACATTCAGAACGACTTTGTACCGGGCGGGGCGCTGGCCGTGCCCGGGGGCGACCAAATTATTCCGCTGGCCAACGCGCTGCAACCGCGCTTCGAGCTGGTGGTGGCCACCCAGGATTGGCACCCGCGCACGCACAAAAGTTTCGCGGCCAACCACCCGGGCAAGCACGAGTTCGAAACCACCGAATTGCACGGGCTGGAGCAAGTGTTGTGGCCGGTACACTGCGTGCAGGGCACGTCCGGCGCCGAGCTGCACCCGGCACTCGACACGCAGCGCATCGAGGCTATTTTCCGGAAAGGCACCGACCCTGAAATCGACAGCTACAGCGGCCTGTTTGACAACGGCCACCGGAAGGCTACGGGCCTGGCCGATTACCTGCGCGGCAAAGGCGTGCGGCAGGTGTACGTGGCCGGCTTGGCCGGCGACTACTGCGTGTACTTCACGGCCAAGGATGCCCTACGCGAGGGCTTCGAGACTTACCTGATTGAGGATGCCGCGCGGCCCATTTCGGCGGAGGGTTACGAGCAGGCCAAGGCTGATATTGAGCGCCTAGGCGGCCGGTTGGTAAGCAGCGCCGCGGTGCTAAGCCAGCAAGCCGCCACCTAGGCTATTTTGGTTTTGCGCACGGGGCTGTACACCGCCCGCAGCCCCAATAGGAGTGCAATGGGCCGCAGCAAGCCAAACAATATGTTTTGCACCCAGCGCGGCGGCTCGGCAAGCCGAAACTCACCCTCGAACTCGCCGGCCAACAGCGACGATTGCAGCACGCCGGGCACGCCGCCGGGCGTTACCAACCCAGCCTGCGCCAGGGTGAATACCGTTTCCAGAAACTCCTCGGTGCGCAGGGCGGGCCGGGTAGTCCAGCGCACAGTGGCGCGGGCTTCGGAGCTGTTCCACATGCTGTGTACTTGGCCGGGCGCAATGCGTAGCTCCTCGCCGCAGCGTAAGGTGCGCAGGGTGCCATCGAGGCGTACCGTTACCTCGCCTTGCAGCACCTCGAAATGTTCTTCTTGCGTGGGGTGAAAGTGCGGCTGGGGCTCGAGGCTCCGTCCGCGGTAGCTTGATTCGACGACCAACTCGGCGCCGCAGCTTTGGCGAGTAGTCGTCAGGAAATAAATGCTTTGTCCGGTAATCGGGTTTTCGATGAACTGACCTTGATAAGCCATGGCGTTGCACAGGTAGATAGGCGGAAAACAAACGGGATAGGTGGTGGCTAGGTAAGCGCCCTAGGTGCGCAAGCAGGCAAGTCAATTCGCCAACCAGTAAGGGCAGTGGCCGCGAAAATTCATCTAAATTCTCCCTGCAAAAATACCGTGCGCAAGCAGCTGCGTCATCCACATAAACATGTGAAGCCGGGTGGTTTAGGCCTCGCATAGCCATGTAGCCGAGCTGCTGCGGCCACAACCTTTGCCGTAGGCGCGGGGTACAGCATGAAGCCTGCCGCTGGCCGGCAGCGGCCTACCTATGCTGTTCTGCTTATGTCCGACCTAGGCCTCGACCTCCCCTACCAGCTCGATATTGCCTTACGCACGGCCGCCGTAATCCTGGGCGGTTTGGCGGCCGGGCTGCTGCTCAAGCTGGCCATCTTCGCGGTGTTGCGTACCTACAGCCACCGCCCCAACGACCCCGTGCTGCTGCAATCGGTGGTGCGGCGGCTGAAGCGCCCGAGCGGCTACTTTTTGCCCGTGCTGGTGCTGTCGTTTGTGCTGCCGCTGGCCCCGCTCGCGCCCAAGCCTTTCGAGGTAATGCGCCGAATCGTAGAAACCGGCCTGATTACCTCGTTTGCGTGGTGCCTGGTGCGGCTGGTGCGGGTGGTGCAAGACATGGTGCAGCACCACTACCGCCTCGATGAGGGCGACAACCTGCGCGTGCGCAAACTGTTTACGCAGTTGCAGTTTGTGCGCAAGTTTGTGGTGTCGCTGATCGTGTTTCTGGCCGTGGCATTGGTGCTGATGAGCTTTGCCACAGTACGCAAAATTGGTACGGGGCTGGTCACCTCGGCGGGCATCGCCAGCGTAATTGTGGGCTTTGCGGCCCAGCGCTCCATCAGCAACTTGCTGGCCGGCTTTCAGATAGCCTTTACCCAACCCATCCGGCTCGACGACGTGTTGGTGGTGGAGGGCGAGTGGGGCCGCGTAGAGGAAATTACCTTCACCTACGTGGTGCTGCGCATCTGGGACGAGCGCCGTTTGGTGCTGCCGCTCAACTACTTTATCGAGAAACCTTTCCAGAATTGGACGCGCACTACCTCGCAGCTGCTCGGCACCGTGCACCTGCAAACCGACTACACTATTCCGGTAGACGAGGTGCGAACGGCCCTGCAGCGCATTGTGGAGCAAAGCCAGTACTGGGATAAGCGCCTGTGCGTGCTGCACGTAACCGACTCCAAAGACCGAACCCTGGAGCTGCGCGCCCTGGTTAGTGCGGCCAGCTCGGGCGACATTTGGGAGCTGCGCTGCGAGGTGCGCGAAAAGCTGCTCGGCTTTGTGCAGCAGCATTACCCGCAGTGCCTGCCCCGCATCCGTACCAGCACCCCGGAGCCTAACGCCCTAGGTGCTGCCGCCGAAGCATAGCCCCAATCAACAGACCAGCTAACCACCAAGCGCTTCCACTCCGGCCAGAAATGCGCTTGTTCAACTCAACAAAAAAAGCTGCGTTTTCGGTGCTTAAGGCCAGAAGTCGCACTTAGGAGTTGCCAAAGCCGGCCTCCCGCTAGCCGTTTGCCATGCCCTAGGTGCGGTGCCACCGAGGAGCTTGCGGCACCAATCTTGTTCGTTTCGCATTGCGTATCTTGGGGGTGCCAACTGGCTCGGTTACCCTACTCCGCTGCCTTATGAAATTTCGCTTTTTCGTTGCCCTAGGTGCCCTGCTGCTCTCGGCCGGTGCAGTGCTGGCACAAGATGCCCAAGAGGCGCCTGCGCTGGGTTTGCGCGCGCCGCTGGTGTCGTACAACGTGCAAGCCGGGGCCTCGTTTGCGGGCCGCTACGGCTCGGCTTCCTACCTCAGCCCGCAGGCCAATTTTCAGGTAAGCAACCGCCTCACGCTGTTTGCCGGCGGCACGTTTATGCGCCTGATGCCGGGTGCGGCGCACTACCCCGCCAGCACCGAGGGCGGCGCGCCGCGCGCCAGCCTGCGCAACGGCACCAACCGCTACCTGCTCTACGGCGGCGGCACCTATGCCCTCAGCCCGCGCCTGGCCCTTACCGGCAGCGCCTGGAAAGACCTGACGCCCGGTTTGCCCAACATGGGCCCGGCCGTAAATCCTTACGCGGGCTTCGGCAACCTAGGGCAGGGCGTAAACCTGCGCGCCGATTACAAACTCACCGAGAACATCTCGGTTTCGGGTGGGGTGCGCGTGGTGCAGGGCGCCTCCTCGGCGCCGGGGCTCAACCCCATACTTTACTCGCCCGTGGGGTACTAACCTAGGCGGCCTGATACTCAGAAGGAAAGCAAAGCCCGGAATTTCTCCGGGCTTTTTCTTTGTTTGATGCTCTACATTTGCGGCCCGAATAGGTGCCGTTGGGGGCTGTGGGCGCAAGCCACGGCCTGCGTGGCGGGCTAGTTGGCCAGTTGCTGCATCAGCCAAACCCGCGCTTAGCTGCTGCGGCCGGCCCCTACGGTCGGCCTTTTGGCGTGTGGCCTCGCCCGAGTTTGTGGCCCCCAACCAAATACCTTTTTGCGCGTTGCACGTATTCTGCAAGGCTTTCCCCAACGCCTCATGACTTCTATAGATAACTCTTCCGAACAATCCCTCGACGTAGTGCTCGTTGGGGCCGGCATCATGAGTGCCACCCTGGGCATGATGCTCAAGGAGCTGCAGCCCGAGCTGAGCATTGCCGTGGTGGAACGCCTCGACGTAGCCGCGGCCGAAAGCTCCGACGCCTGGAACAACGCCGGCACGGGCCACTCGGCCTTTTGCGAGCTGAACTACACCCCCGAAAAAGCCGACGGCTCGATTGACACGAGCAAGGCCATCAAGATTGCCGACCAGTTCGAGCAGTCGAAGCAGTTTTGGGCTTTCCTTGCCGAGAAGTACCAGGTAACCGGGCTCAGCCGCTTCATCAACCACATTCCGCACCTCAGCTTTGTGTGGGGCGAGGAGAACGTGAACTTCCTGCGCAAGCGCCACGCGGCCCTCACGCAGTCGCCGCTGTTCAAGGGCATGGGCTACTCCGAAGACCGCGAGCAACTGCTGAAGTGGATGCCCTTGGTGATGGAAGGCCGCGACCCTAGCCAGAAGGTAGCCGCTACCTGCATGGACATGGGCACCGACGTCAACTTCGGCTCGCTCACCCGCGGCATGTTTCACTTGCTGCAGGAGAAGCCCAACGTAGCCTTCCATTTCAACCAAGAGGTAACCAAGCTGCGCCGCAAGGACGACGGCACTTGGCGCATCAAAGCCAAAGACCGCGCCACCGGCGACACCCTGAAGCTGCGGGCCCGCTTTGTGTTTATTGGGGCGGGCGGGGGCTCGTTGCCGCTGCTCATTAGCTCGGGCATTCCGGAGGCCGCTGGCTTTGGCGGCTTCCCCGTGAGCGGCCAGTGGCTGAAGTGCGTGAACCCCGAAGTAATTGAGCGCCACCAAGCCAAGGTGTACGGCAAGGCCGAGGTAGGCTCGCCGCCCATGTCGGTGCCGCACCTGGATACCCGCATGATCAACGGCAAGCGCGAGCTGCTGTTTGGGCCCTACGCCGGCTTCACCACCAAGTTCCTGAAGAAAGGCTCGTTCCTGGATTTGCCGCTGAGCATCAAGCTCAGCAACATGCGCCCCATGATCATTGCCGGCCTCAAGAACATCCCGCTCACACGCTACCTCATCGATCAGGTGCGTCAGTCGCCGGAAGACCGCTTTGCTTCGCTGAAGCAATACCTGCCCGAAGCCCGCTTTGAGGACTGGGAGCTGGAAATTGCCGGCCAGCGCGTGCAGGTAATCAAGAAAGACAAGAAAGCGGGCGGCGTGCTCGAGTTCGGTACCGAGGTGGTAGCCGCTTCCGATGGCTCCATTGCTGCGCTGCTGGGTGCCTCGCCGGGTGCCTCCACAGCCGTGAGCATTATGGTGGGCTTGATTGAGCGCTGCTTTCCGCAGCAGGCCCGCACGCCTGAGTGGCAGGCCAAGTTCAAGGAAATGATTCCGTCGTACGGCGTATCGCTGCACGAGCACCCGCAAATGGTGGAGGAAATCCGGGAGTACACCGGCCGCGTGCTGAACCTGATGGCGGCCGAGCCCACCGAGGCAAAGTAACCTAGGCAAAACCTTGAACCTAAACAGCAAAAGGGCCGCCCACGCGCACGTGGGCGGCCCTTTTGCGTAAGCAGCAAGGCGGCACCTAGGGCTAAATCAGGGGCTGCTCGTCTTCCACAAACGATTTGATGAGGCAAATCAGCGGCTCGTCGACCTCGGGGTGCACCACCGTGGGCAGCAGTTTCTGGTTGGCTTCGGCTTGGTCGATGAGGTGTCGGAAGTCGCCTTCGGCCACGTTCTGAAAGCCCATGGTCCAGTCCGAAAACATACGGTTTTCGATGGGGCCATCGGCCAGGGTAATCACGTTAGTGTGGCGTACGTCGTGCTGAATGGCCTCGTACAGCTCCTGCACCACCGGCTCCTCGCCTTCCAGAATCTGCAGAATGTTGCCATTGCTATACAGCAGCAGCCCGGTAATGCCGATGCGCCGGTTTTTGCGCCGCGCGTGGTCGAGCATCACCCACAGGGCTTCGGCTGAAAAAGGCTCGACGGCGGTGCTTTGGTATACGATGTGGTGCATGGTCGTAACCGGCTGCGAAGGAAATGGAAGCACGAGCCGCGGCTGCCACACCGCGGCGGCACCCTGCCGCCGGGCAGCTAGCCAATATGCCAATCCTGTCCGCCGAAAGCAAATTTATTCTGGCATTAATACCATCACATTAAGTACCCTAGGTTGCAGACTCCGAGTATTGCCGCCGGGGCAGGTATACCTCGCCCAGCATGCAGCGGGCACTGCCGCCCCCAATGGTTTCGATGGTGGGTATGGCCAGCGGCACCAGTTGGCAGTGGCGCTGCAGTTGCTCGCGCTGGGCCTGGGTTAGTGCCGCTTGCGCCTGCCCCGATAGCACCAGCAGCGCTTTGCCAGCCCCGGATTGCAAGGCCAGCATGTTGCCGGCAAACTGCGCCACCTGCCCTAGGCTGATTTCAACCAGCTCGTGGCCGGTGCTGCCCAACTCCGCCTTTACTTGGGCGCGCTCGGCGGCGTCGGTAATGCTTTCGAGGCACACCACGGCAAACTGCGGGCCCACACACATCATTACGTTGGTATGGTAAATGGCTTGGCCCTGTGCATCGTGCGCCCGAAAAGCCACCGTGCGGTACCCCAGCATATCGGCCACTTGCCCGAACAGCGCGGCATCGGTGCGCGGCGACAGGCAGGCGTAGGCCACGCGGTTGGGGTGGTCGAACACGATGCTGCCTGTGCCCTCGAGGTACTGCCCTAGGTTTTCGTACGCCGATAGGTCGACTACTTCGCGCACTTCAAACTCGCTGCCCAGGGCCGCCAAAATATCGGGCCGGCGCTCGGTGCGGCGGTTGGGCGTGCACATGGGGTACAGCACGGCACGGCCATCGGGGTGCAGCGTAAGCCAGTTGTTCGGAAATACGGCATCGGGCTTGGGCGGCTCGGCGGTATCCTCGAACACCAGCACCTCTACCCCTTGTGCGCGCAGCGTAGCCACGGCTGCCTCAAACTCGGCGTGGGCTTGCTGCTGCACCAGCTCGGCGCCGAGGTGGCCGTGGGCTTGCTGAAACGAATTGGAAACGGCGGTTTCGGCATTGAAGCCAAACCGGGCCGGACGAACAACAAATACGGTACGGGCTGCCTGCATAAGCCCAAAGGTAGCCTACGGCTTGGTTGCCGCCACGGCGTACACCAACGGGGCTTTATCACCCAGGGGCCCAATGTGGTAGCGCCCCTCGCCGGCCGGCACCGTGTGGGCAAAGCAGTCGTAGGGCGAGTAATCGTACTCGGAGAAATGCGTGAGCTGCAGCCCCTTCCCCAACAGGCTGCCAATCACCTCGCTCAGGCTATGGTTCCAGGTAATGGATTGGTGTACCAAGGGCGCCTCGCGGTCGGCGTAGGTGCCGGTTTCGGTTTCCTCGATGGCGCCCGCGTTGAAGTAGCTGTACTGCACGTGGGTGAAGTCGTTATTGAACATCCAAACCACCGGGTGAAACTCCACGAGCAGGAATTGCCCGCCCGGTTTCAGGTAGCGCGCTACCACCTCAGCCCAGCGGCCTAGGTCGGGCAGCCAGCCGATTACGCCGTAGCTGGTAAACACCACATCAAACTGCTGCTCGGCGGGCAAGTGCTGGGGCAGCTCGTACACATCGGAGCGCACAAACTCCGCCGTGAGGCCCAGTTCGGTGTTCAGCCGGCGAGCCGCGGCAATGGCTTCGTCCGACAGATCGACGCCGGTTACCTGCGCCCCCAGCCGCGCCAGCGACAACGAATCCTGCCCGAAGTGGCACTGCAGGTGCAGCACCCGCTTGCCGGCCACCTTGCCCAGCAGCTCCAGCTCGATGCTGTTCAGCGACGATTTACCGGCCCGGAAGCCTTCCACATTGTAAAACTCCGACGTTAGGTGGTGCTCGGTACGGGCGTTCCAGAGGGCACGGTTCAGTTCGAGGTAGGTATTGGTTGCGTCCATAGCAAAACGGCGGCGAGTGGCGCAAGTGCATTGTTGCGGGTCCGCCAAATAGAATATGCAGGCAAATATATTTATCCACAGCTATCCACATGAAAATGTGGACAATACAATTTCACTCCGACAGCCGATTGTTCCTGCTTAGCTGGCATTAGGCCTGGGCCTTGGTTACGAAGGCTCAAAAACATAACAAAGCCTTAACAACCAATAACATGCACAAGGCTGGCAGTAGCCGTACATTATAATACCGCTGCAACGCATGTGCCGCACGTTGCCAGCGCGCCACCAATGGCAAGCCGGCGCTGAAACAACCTTTTGATTTTCAGGCCATGTATTCCTCACGCAAGTACGAACGAGCCGTCAGGCGCAACGACCTAGTGCTCTACCTCGTCATGGCCGCTGCTGCGGCCTGCGCGCTCATCTATTCGTTGTAACCCTGTTAAGCACTTAGGGCCGCTGCGCGGCCCCGGCCTGGCCCACCACCGCAAACAGCGGATCGGAAAATCCGCGCGGGCGCGGGCTGCGGTCGAGCAGCTCGATGCCGTGCCAGTTGCCGGCCGCTTGCAGGTATTGCCCTACCAGTTGCAGGTGGCCTTGGTCGCTGAGCTGGTGCCAGGCGGCTATGGCTTTGGTGGGGAAGCAGCGGTTGGAGAAAGTAATGACCAACGGCGCGCCGGGCTGCAACACGCGGCCTAGCTCCTGCATTACCGCCACGGGCTGCGTAAGATAATCAACGGACACGCAAATGGCGCCGCCGCCAAACTCGGCGTCGGCGAAGGGCAGCTGGGGTTGCTGATTGAGGTCTTGCACCACGTAGGCTTGCAGGCGCGGGTTGGCCCGCAGCTCGGCCTCGTTCATGCCCAGGCCCACCACGCGGCCGTACTGCACCTCGGGCGGCAGGTGGCTTACCCAGCTGCTCATCAAATCGAGCAAGGTGCTACCCGCGGCAAAATACTCGCGGTAGAGCTGCGTAACGGCCGCAATGGCGCCCTCATCAATGTGCGTAACAAAGCGCGGCTGCCGGTAAAACTGGGCATCGGGCGTTTCGTCGACGCGCCGAAAGGCATTGGCCGAGAATAGCTGGTTGGGGTCGGAGCTCATAGGCAAGGCGGCTGATGTAGCAACAACGGCCACCGGGTCCCAGGGTTTGGCGGGCGGGCATTGCCCGCAAGCTCAACCATTCTATTTTTAGTGCATGAAAATGCCTGCCCTCGTTCGTGCCCTGCCGTTGCTCTGCCTTAGTGCTTTCTCGGCGGTTGCCGTGGCCCAAACCAAGCCCACACCTAAAGCTTCTGCCAAAGCCCCCATTAAAGCTCCCGCGCCGGCCGCGGCGCCCTGGAAAGGCACTTTGGTGCACGGTTACACCGACGACATCAACGTGTATGATTTCGCATCGAAGGCCGACCGCACGGTGCTGGAGAAAGCGCAGCAGCCGTTTTGCGCAGCCGATGGCGACATCTACTACGTAAACGACGCTTTTCCGAAGGGGAAGTACCTGATCAAGAAGAGCAACCCCTCGGCCTCGCAGTTTCGCAACGTGCTCGATATGAGCGCCGACAACCCCGAGTACAAGCAGGCCTTGGCCGACTACAGCGTAATCAGGGGCACGGGTATTTCGGCTATTCTGAGCAGCATGTACGACCCCAAAGTGTCGCCCGATGGCAAGTACCTTTCCGTAACGGTGCTGGGCTACGCGGGCCAGGCGTTTCCGAAAAACTGCGTGGCCGTGTTCGACAAGGCCACGGGCAAGCTCGTCACCAAATTCGACGACAAGTATTACGGCAACTGGCTGCCCGATGGCCGCTTGCTGATGAGCGGCGCCCACAAAACCGTCAGCACCGATGGCAGCATTTACACCTCGCCGCAACCGGGCATATTCCTCACCGATGCCAGCCTGAGCAACCCGCAGCGCATCGACCAAGGCCTCGACGACCCGGCGCCCTACCACGCCACCGCCAGCCCCGATGGCAAGCGCGTAGCGTTTGTGTTAAATAACCACGTGTGGGTAATGAACCTCGACGGCAGCAACCTGAAACAGCTCACGGCCGCCGACAACGACAACATCGAAACCTACCCTACTTGGTCGCCCGATGGCAAGCACGTGGCCTGCTGGGCTTACAAAACCTTCGAGCGCAGCTACTACACGGCCATTGCGGTGGTGCCCTCCTCGGCTGCCGCGCCGGTGGTGCTGTCCGATAAAGCCGCCGTATGGCCCCGCGACACCAAAGGCTACCGCATCAGCGGCGGCAGCAACCAGTTTTCGTGGCGCTAATGCCCGAGCCCTAGGTGGCTGCCTTGCTTACTGCTGAAAGAGCCGGCCGCACAAGCTGGCTTTTTTAATTAGGCGTGGTTAAGGCGTGGCTTGCAGGGCGTCTTTGCGCATCCAGCCGCGCGAGGTTACGCCTTCCCAATTCGTGAAGGTTACGTACACGGCGTCGCCCTGCTCCTCGCCCAGGCGCACCTTATCGCCGCGCACGCAGTGGGCCTTGCGGCGGTCGGTGAGGTCGGGCGAGTTGTAGAAATAAGAACGCTCAGCGGCCACCACGGCCCGCCCCGCGCCAGCGGCCGGTTGGCGGCGCGCCGAGCGGGGCGGGGCGCTGGGCGCTGGGTTCTCCAGCTCGTAGTTATAGGGCTCATCGGGCTGTGGAGTTGGTTGGGGGCTGGGCTGCGGACGTTGGGCTGTGCGGCCGCGCTGGGTAGCGGCAACAGTAGGTTTGCGGGCCAGGCGGCCCAGGTCATCGGCCTTTAGCCAGCCGGTGGCCGTGGCGCCGTTGGGCTGCTTAAAGCTGGTTTTTACGTAGCGGTTCACCACGTCGTCGGCATACAGCACGTCGCCGCGCAGCAAGTAGCGGCCGTTGGGTTTCTCAGCGCGGGGTGCATCAAAAAAATAGGCTCGCTCGGCCGTAACCCGAAACCAGCTGCCGGGCCCCACCAGAAGGTTATCGTCGGCGTAATCGTCGGGTGCGGTGGCGGGTTCGGCGGCTTCGCGTTGGGCGGTAGCGGGGTCGGTTTGCAGTTCCGTGTCGCGCGGTTTGTCGCCCGAGCAGGCAGTGGCTAGTAGCGCAAAGGCCAGCACTGCCCCCGCAGCGGCAAGCCGCCTCAGGCCACCTAGGCACGGGCGCCAATGTTGCGGAGTAGTTGTTGGGGCTGTGGCTGAGGGGTGCTGCGTCATGAGCGTTGGGGGCAGACGTACGGCTTGTTGCTGGTACGTACGCAGATTGTGGCCCTAGGTGGCAGCGCCGGCGGCACCTGCCCACACCTAAGCCCGCGCTCGGCAGTGCCGCCTCACGCTTTGGCTTGCGCGGCCGTAGTTGGCTGTTTGCCGAGGCGGCTACCCAGCGCAAGGCGCAAACTAAACAAGGCCAGCAGCAAGGTTACGGGCGTAAAGGCGGCCTTCTCGAAGCGGTTAGTTGAAAACAAATTGCCAACGGTGTTGAGCGCAAACACCCCCACCATTAGCCACAACGCCACGCGAATTACGGTGGCGTTTATGGCCAGCTTAAGCCAGCCCACCCGCACGGCCACCACTGCCCAAATCAGCAGGTTGATGGCAATAGAAACCGACTCGAGCACCAGCAGTTGCTGCGCGTCTTTTTGGCCGCCACCCCACACAATGTCGGATGGCACAACGCGGGCCAGCACCAACAGGTGAAACACCACCGATAGGCTAGTTATAAGCAAGATGCCGTAGGCGGCAACGCGTTCGGAGAGTAAAGTTTTCAAGGCTATTGGCGGGTCAGGTTCCGGATTCTCTTACTAAAGCGGAGCGCCACGAAGTAAGCAGTTGGGAGGCGTAAACCGTTGGGCTTAACTCGATTTGTGGTAAACCACCTAGGGCTCCGCACGTTAAGAGTAGCTGCTCCTCCCCGGCAATGCAGTCTTACTCACCCACAAAATCATTGCAATGGCAAAGGAATCAGCCAGCAAAGCCGCAGCTGCGCACAAGCCCGCCGCCAAACGGACGCCGGACGACACCTACACCGACCCCAAGCTGCGCGAAAAGCTAAAGGCACAGATTATGGCCGGCGACAAAGGCGGCGAGGCCGGCCAGTGGAGCGCCCGCAAATCGCAGCTGCTCACCCGCGAGTACAAAAAGGCCGGCGGAGGCTACAACAACCGCAAACCCACCGAAGCGCAAGCGCACCTGCACGAGTGGACGGAGCAGCACTGGCAAACGGCCGACGGCAAACCGGCCCAACGCGCCCGCGGCACCGCCCGCTACTTGCCCAAGGAGGCTTGGGAGCAACTAACACCGGCCCAGCAAAAAGCCACCGACGCCAAGAAACGCGCCGGTTCGCGCGCCGGCAAACAACACGTGGAGAACACGGCTGCGGCCAAAGCAGCCAACCGCAACGCCAGCCAGCACGACTA includes the following:
- a CDS encoding class I SAM-dependent methyltransferase, which produces MDATNTYLELNRALWNARTEHHLTSEFYNVEGFRAGKSSLNSIELELLGKVAGKRVLHLQCHFGQDSLSLARLGAQVTGVDLSDEAIAAARRLNTELGLTAEFVRSDVYELPQHLPAEQQFDVVFTSYGVIGWLPDLGRWAEVVARYLKPGGQFLLVEFHPVVWMFNNDFTHVQYSYFNAGAIEETETGTYADREAPLVHQSITWNHSLSEVIGSLLGKGLQLTHFSEYDYSPYDCFAHTVPAGEGRYHIGPLGDKAPLVYAVAATKP
- a CDS encoding class I SAM-dependent methyltransferase, translating into MSSDPNQLFSANAFRRVDETPDAQFYRQPRFVTHIDEGAIAAVTQLYREYFAAGSTLLDLMSSWVSHLPPEVQYGRVVGLGMNEAELRANPRLQAYVVQDLNQQPQLPFADAEFGGGAICVSVDYLTQPVAVMQELGRVLQPGAPLVITFSNRCFPTKAIAAWHQLSDQGHLQLVGQYLQAAGNWHGIELLDRSPRPRGFSDPLFAVVGQAGAAQRP
- a CDS encoding TolB family protein, yielding MKMPALVRALPLLCLSAFSAVAVAQTKPTPKASAKAPIKAPAPAAAPWKGTLVHGYTDDINVYDFASKADRTVLEKAQQPFCAADGDIYYVNDAFPKGKYLIKKSNPSASQFRNVLDMSADNPEYKQALADYSVIRGTGISAILSSMYDPKVSPDGKYLSVTVLGYAGQAFPKNCVAVFDKATGKLVTKFDDKYYGNWLPDGRLLMSGAHKTVSTDGSIYTSPQPGIFLTDASLSNPQRIDQGLDDPAPYHATASPDGKRVAFVLNNHVWVMNLDGSNLKQLTAADNDNIETYPTWSPDGKHVACWAYKTFERSYYTAIAVVPSSAAAPVVLSDKAAVWPRDTKGYRISGGSNQFSWR
- a CDS encoding DUF5872 domain-containing protein, which produces MAKESASKAAAAHKPAAKRTPDDTYTDPKLREKLKAQIMAGDKGGEAGQWSARKSQLLTREYKKAGGGYNNRKPTEAQAHLHEWTEQHWQTADGKPAQRARGTARYLPKEAWEQLTPAQQKATDAKKRAGSRAGKQHVENTAAAKAANRNASQHD